Proteins from one Malaya genurostris strain Urasoe2022 chromosome 2, Malgen_1.1, whole genome shotgun sequence genomic window:
- the LOC131428818 gene encoding uncharacterized protein LOC131428818: MAQEASLADILAQLSRIMENQQLAQKTLLEQLVRPKDNEFLMEALSNTITEFSYDPQNGVVFDKWYARHEEVFTKGGEKLNDAEKVRLLLQKMSSVNHDRYVNLILPKTSREVPFAETVATLKEMFGHQTSVFFRRYQCLQTAKRVAEDFVSYASSVNRACEDFNIREITADQFKCLVFVAGLHSEKHKDIRTRLLAKMENESETDPMTLKKLLLECQHLDNLKHDTAVIENPKMNVNAVFRGEQSNYTRKSGKIDTPKVAPRRPC, encoded by the coding sequence ATGGCGCAAGAAGCCAGTCTTGCTGACATCTTAGCACAGCTCAGCAGAATAATGGAAAACCAACAGTTGGCGCAGAAAACTCTCCTTGAGCAGCTAGTACGGCCGAAGGACAATGAATTTCTGATGGAAGCACTTTCAAACACCATTACAGAATTTTCCTACGATCCCCAAAACGGAGTGGTTTTCGATAAATGGTACGCGCGGCATGAGGAAGTTTTCACCAAGGGAGGAGAAAAACTGAATGATGCTGAAAAAGTGAGACTGTTACTGCAAAAGATGAGTTCCGTAAACCACGATAGATACGTAAATCTCATTTTGCCAAAAACGTCGCGAGAAGTTCCTTTTGCAGAAACAGTTGCCACACTGAAGGAAATGTTCGGGCATCAAACATCGGTTTTTTTTCGACGCTATCAGTGTTTGCAGACAGCCAAACGAGTTGCAGAAGATTTTGTCTCGTATGCAAGTTCCGTCAATCGAGCTTGTGAAGATTTTAACATCCGGGAAATCACAGCGGACCAGTTTAAATGTCTTGTGTTTGTGGCTGGACTTCATTCTGAAAAGCATAAGGACATCCGGACACGATTGCTTGCAAAAATGGAAAACGAATCGGAGACGGATCCAATGACACTCAAAAAGCTGTTACTGGAATGCCAACACTTAGATAATCTCAAACACGACACAGCTGTTATTGAGAATCCAAAGATGAACGTGAACGCAGTTTTCCGAGGTGAACAATCCAATTACACAagaaaatcgggaaaaataGATACACCAAAAGTAGCCCCACGACGTCCGTGCTGA
- the LOC131428819 gene encoding uncharacterized protein K02A2.6-like, with the protein MEAFGLYDIPINSFCKQLKADMDSEEYKQVLKAEFPAVFQDGLGLCTKAKIQLFLTAGAKPVFKPKRPVPFHSQRLVEKELIRLQNMGVLERVDFSAWAAPIVAVRKAQRDADGDPIVRICADFSTGLNAVLEANKYPLPTPDDIFAKLSGSQYFSVIDLSDAYLQMEVEEDSQKLLTVNTHKGLFKYKRLPPGVKAAPGAFQKVVDNMLGDLEGAEAFLDDVLVFGQTQAEHDRNLKRTLQRILEYGFRLKIEKCSFKMTQVKYLGVIVDRNGIHADPEKVKAIAQMSPPRDVSQLRSFLGAVNYYAKFIKKMHQLRRPLDQLLKKDMKWSWSEECQNSFDRFKELLNSDLMLTHYNPSLEIVVAADASSTGIGANIRHRFPDGSEKVIQHASRSLTPTERGYGQIDKEALALVYAITKFHRMLLGRRFVLETDHKPLLRVFGSHKGIPVHTSNRLQRLGLTLLCYDFSVEYVPTMKFGYVDVLSRLISSAVNTEEEYIIASVRLEEDMAAVLEDSIASTPVTAVMIATATLRDKVLKQVKKFLETEWPESLGVISDPDVKTFFNRKDGLGLAQGCILFGERVVVPKIYQKRILQRLHYGHPGIVRMKSLARSFVYWPCIDRHIEEAVKQCTDCAAAAKSPPHVAPVAWPVPPGPWQRVHIDYAGPIDGLYFFVIVDAFSRWPEIYSSSTMTAKVTIQNLRNSFSRLGLPMVIVSDNAAQFVCDEFESFCKNNGIKHMLTAPYHPQSNGQAERFVDSMKRAMKKINKGEPLQETLEVFLATYRSTPSETTGQKSPSELMFGRRMMTTLDLLRPMQALDIRQSGERCPMRRFIPGDLVYAKVYKRNTWSWEPGKVVEKLGVVNYNVWIVGQRPKLIRSHINQLRTRFEMKDDLHRERTQSDHHFPLSILLDEFGISQPGVIVSEESVSPILTDSNDKSEHPTTPNTSGSIVKKPSRIPTPVSSCTTRGRSVRLPPRFEHYVMT; encoded by the coding sequence ATGGAAGCATTCGGGTTGTACGACATTCCGATCAACTCTTTTTGCAAGCAGCTAAAAGCAGATATGGATTCGGAAGAGTACAAGCAAGTATTGAAGGCGGAATTTCCAGCTGTTTTTCAAGATGGACTTGGACTTTGTACGAAAGCAAAGATCCAACTGTTCCTGACAGCAGGAGCAAAACCAGTTTTCAAGCCAAAACGACCGGTACCGTTTCATTCACAGCGGCTCGTCGAAAAAGAACTTATCCGGTTGCAGAACATGGGAGTACTTGAACGAGTAGATTTTTCAGCCTGGGCGGCACCTATTGTTGCAGTTCGAAAGGCTCAACGAGACGCCGATGGAGATCCAATTGTTCGGATTTGTGCTGATTTTTCAACGGGACTGAATGCAGTATTAGAAGCGAACAAGTATCCACTTCCCACTCCTGATGACATCTTCGCAAAGTTGTCAGGTAGTCAGTACTTTAGTGTTATCGATTTGTCGGATGCCTATTTGCAGATGGAAGTGGAGGAGGATTCACAAAAATTATTGACAGTAAATACTCACAAAGGATTATTCAAGTACAAGCGTCTTCCACCAGGGGTCAAAGCAGCACCTGGGGCATTCCAAAAAGTCGTCGACAACATGCTTGGTGATCTGGAGGGAGCTGAAGCGTTTCTTGATGACgtactcgtttttggtcaaacgCAAGCGGAGCATGATAGAAACCTTAAACGAACACTGCAGCGGATTCTGGAATATGGTTTTCGGCTTAAGATCGAGAAGTGCAGTTTCAAAATGACGCAGGTGAAGTATCTGGGAGTTATCGTTGATCGCAACGGTATTCATGCAGATCCGGAGAAGGTTAAAGCTATCGCACAAATGTCTCCGCCGAGAGATGTTTCACAGTTACGTTCATTCTTGGGTGCAGTGAATTATTATgcgaaattcataaaaaaaatgcaccAGCTTCGTAGACCTCTTGATcagctgttaaagaaggatatgaAGTGGAGTTGGAGTGAAGAATGTCAAAATTCTTTCGATCGGTTCAAAGaattgttgaattcagatttgatGTTAACACACTATAATCCATCGCTCGAGATAGTCGTGGCTGCTGATGCCTCCAGCACTGGCATTGGGGCCAACATCAGGCATAGATTTCCGGACGGCTCTGAGAAGGTGATCCAGCACGCTTCAAGATCGTTGACACCGACAGAACGAGGTTATGGACAAATCGATAAAGAAGCATTGGCACTTGTTTACGCCATTACAAAGTTTCATCGTATGCTTTTGGGACGACGTTTTGTTCTGGAGACTGATCACAAACCTCTTCTACGTGTTTTCGGATCGCACAAAGGAATACCGGTTCACACATCAAATCGATTGCAGCGACTGGGTCTAACGTTACTATGCTACGATTTCAGTGTAGAATATGTACCTACTATGAAATTCGGGTATGTAGATGTACTTTCCAGGCTTATAAGTTCAGCAGTAAATACGGAAGAAGAATATATTATCGCTAGTGTTCGTCTGGAGGAAGACATGGCGGCAGTCCTGGAGGATTCAATAGCTTCTACTCCAGTGACGGCTGTAATGATCGCCACAGCCACACTACGGGATAAAGTGCTAAAACAAGTGAAGAAGTTTTTGGAAACCGAATGGCCGGAATCGTTAGGGGTAATCAGTGATCCTGATGTAAAGACATTCTTCAATCGTAAAGACGGGCTGGGACTAGCTCAAGGCTGTATTCTGTTCGGAGAGCGAGTAGTAGTTCCAAAGATCTACCAAAAACGAATCTTGCAGCGGTTACATTACGGGCATCCCGGCATAGTCAGAATGAAGAGCCTCGCTCGGAGTTTTGTCTATTGGCCTTGTATCGACCGGCACATCGAAGAAGCAGTAAAGCAATGCACGGACTGTGCCGCTGCAGCAAAATCACCACCACATGTTGCACCTGTGGCATGGCCAGTTCCACCGGGACCTTGGCAACGCGTTCATATCGATTATGCGGGGCCAATTGATGGTTTATATTTCTTTGTCATCGTTGATGCATTTTCTCGATGGCCGGAGATATATTCATCGTCTACGATGACGGCGAAGGTAACGATCCAAAATCTACGAAATTCTTTTTCACGGCTTGGATTGCCGATGGTAATAGTGTCGGACAATGCAGCTCAATTTGTCTGTGATGAGTTTGAATCATTTTGCAAAAACAATGGTATCAAACATATGTTGACTGCTCCTTACCATCCGCAATCTAATGGACAGGCGGAACGTTTTGTAGATTCAATGAAAAGAGCTATGAAGAAAATAAACAAGGGAGAACCCCTCCAGGAGACACTCGAGGTTTTTCTAGCAACTTATCGTTCAACGCCAAGTGAAACCACTGGACAAAAATCTCCAAGTGAACTCATGTTTGGTCGACGAATGATGACTACACTTGACCTACTGCGTCCTATGCAAGCACTAGATATTAGGCAGTCTGGAGAGAGATGCCCGATGCGTCGGTTCATACCTGGTGACTTGGTATATGCAAAGGTGTACAAACGAAATACCTGGTCCTGGGAACCCGGGAAAGTCGTTGAGAAGCTGGGAGTAGTGAACTATAATGTGTGGATAGTTGGGCAAAGGCCAAAGTTAATTCGTTCGCACATCAACCAACTTCGTACCCGTTTTGAAATGAAAGATGATTTGCATCGTGAGCGAACACAGAGTGATCATCATTTTCCATTGAGCATTCTGCTAGACGAGTTTGGCATCAGTCAACCAGGAGTAATCGTTTCAGAGGAATCTGTTTCACCTATACTGACAGATAGCAATGATAAATCTGAACATCCGACGACTCCAAATACGAGTGGTTCAATAGTTAAAAAACCGAGTCGTATTCCAACACCTGTTTCATCCTGTACAACTAGGGGACGATCAGTGCGTCTTCCGCCGAGGTTCGAGCACTACGTGATGACTTAA